A portion of the Cyanobium sp. PCC 7001 genome contains these proteins:
- a CDS encoding NAD-dependent epimerase/dehydratase family protein, producing the protein MQILVMGGTRFVGKPLVEQLLAAGHGLTLFTRGRNPVPAGVEHLVGDRSAPEDLAPLAGRRFAVIVDSSGRTLADSRAVLERTGAPEHRFVYVSSAGVYADSELWPLDEDSPTDPASRHAGKAETETWLRQQGIPFTSFRPTYIVGPGNYNPVERWFFDRILHGRPVPLPGDGSTITQLGHVRDLATAMARCIEVEASANRIYNCTGTKGVTFRGLVEAAARACGQDPAAVEVRSFDPGGLDKKARKAFPLRLAHFLTDTTRVRRELAWEPAFDLDAILRDSYVHDYALRAPVTPDFSTDDALLAAGA; encoded by the coding sequence ATGCAGATCCTCGTGATGGGTGGAACCCGCTTCGTGGGCAAGCCCCTGGTGGAGCAGCTGCTGGCGGCGGGGCATGGGCTGACGCTGTTCACCCGCGGCCGCAACCCCGTGCCCGCCGGTGTGGAGCACCTGGTGGGCGATCGCTCCGCCCCAGAGGATCTGGCGCCGCTCGCCGGTCGCCGCTTCGCCGTGATCGTGGACAGCTCCGGGCGCACCCTGGCGGACTCGCGGGCCGTGCTGGAGCGCACCGGCGCGCCGGAGCACCGGTTCGTCTACGTGAGCTCCGCCGGGGTGTACGCCGATTCGGAGCTGTGGCCCCTCGACGAGGACAGCCCCACCGATCCGGCCAGCCGCCATGCGGGCAAGGCCGAAACCGAAACCTGGCTGCGCCAGCAGGGCATCCCCTTCACCAGTTTCCGGCCTACCTACATCGTGGGGCCCGGCAACTACAACCCGGTGGAACGCTGGTTCTTCGACCGGATCCTGCATGGCCGCCCCGTGCCGCTTCCCGGCGACGGCAGCACCATCACCCAGCTGGGGCATGTGAGGGACCTGGCCACCGCCATGGCCCGCTGCATCGAGGTGGAGGCCTCCGCGAACCGCATCTACAACTGTACTGGAACCAAGGGCGTCACCTTCCGTGGCCTGGTGGAGGCGGCTGCCCGGGCCTGTGGCCAGGATCCGGCGGCGGTGGAGGTGCGCAGCTTCGACCCGGGCGGCCTCGACAAGAAGGCCCGCAAGGCCTTCCCGCTGCGGCTGGCCCACTTCCTCACCGACACCACGCGGGTGCGGCGGGAGCTGGCGTGGGAGCCGGCCTTCGATCTCGATGCCATCCTGCGGGACAGCTACGTGCATGACTACGCCCTGCGCGCCCCGGTGACGCCGGACTTCTCCACCGATGACGCTCTGCTGGCCGCAGGAGCCTGA
- a CDS encoding CDP-alcohol phosphatidyltransferase family protein: protein MRRLADGLTVLRALLGLPLLLALVTDQRGLAWVLLLVGGLSDWADGVLARRAGGGTSWGARLDPLTDKILISAPLLWLGARGILPLLAVWLLLARELLISGWRAGQGSGGPASPAGKLKTVLQFVSLLLLLWPWGGAGLLASVGWWLFWPSLLLALSSAWGYLRST from the coding sequence ATGCGACGCCTGGCCGACGGGCTCACCGTGCTGCGGGCCCTTCTGGGGCTGCCCCTGCTGCTGGCCCTGGTCACCGATCAGCGGGGGCTGGCCTGGGTGCTGCTCCTGGTCGGTGGCCTCAGCGACTGGGCCGATGGGGTGCTGGCCCGGCGCGCCGGCGGGGGCACGAGCTGGGGCGCCCGGCTGGATCCCCTCACCGACAAGATCCTGATCAGCGCGCCGCTGCTCTGGCTGGGGGCCCGGGGGATCCTGCCGCTGCTGGCGGTGTGGCTGCTGCTGGCCCGGGAGCTGCTGATCTCCGGCTGGCGGGCCGGCCAGGGCAGCGGTGGACCGGCCTCTCCGGCAGGAAAGCTCAAGACGGTGCTGCAGTTCGTCAGCCTGCTGCTGCTGCTCTGGCCCTGGGGGGGAGCAGGGCTGCTAGCGAGCGTGGGCTGGTGGCTGTTCTGGCCCTCCCTGCTGCTGGCCCTCAGTTCCGCCTGGGGCTACCTGCGCTCCACCTGA
- a CDS encoding CBS domain-containing protein — MTSPVLSVGVDTPLQEAVKLMSEHHIGGMPVLDQAGSLVGELTEQDLMVRESGFDAGPYVMLLDAVIYLRNPLQWDRQVHQVLGSTVGEVMRKGSHTCSADLPLPAAARQLHESATQRLFVVDGDGRPVGVLTRGDVVRALASES; from the coding sequence ATGACCAGCCCGGTGCTGAGCGTGGGCGTGGACACCCCCCTGCAGGAGGCGGTGAAGCTGATGAGCGAGCACCACATCGGCGGCATGCCAGTGCTGGACCAAGCGGGCTCCCTGGTGGGTGAACTCACCGAGCAGGACCTGATGGTGCGCGAGAGCGGCTTCGACGCCGGCCCCTACGTGATGCTGCTCGATGCGGTGATCTACCTGCGCAACCCCCTGCAGTGGGACAGGCAGGTGCACCAGGTGCTGGGCAGCACCGTGGGTGAGGTGATGCGCAAGGGGTCCCACACCTGCAGCGCTGACCTGCCCCTGCCGGCGGCGGCCCGCCAGCTGCACGAGAGCGCCACCCAGCGCCTGTTCGTGGTGGATGGCGACGGGCGTCCTGTCGGGGTGCTGACCCGGGGGGATGTGGTGCGGGCCCTGGCCAGCGAGAGCTGA
- the pdeM gene encoding ligase-associated DNA damage response endonuclease PdeM has product MATGAASATFLWRDHPLTLLADRAIWDPVHGALLVADLHLGKAETFQSHGIPLPSDGDAATLNALLDLAHRLQPRQVVVLGDLIHSRLGLTQELRSKLAALPGLLGCPLRLIGGNHERGSWIAALPQEPSHALGPWWLSHEPEPRQGLLNLCGHLHPVALVGRGHDRLRLPCFSYSPQQQRLALPAFGALTGGHPLGSGERQWLVVEGTVQAWGD; this is encoded by the coding sequence TTGGCCACCGGTGCCGCATCCGCCACCTTCCTGTGGCGCGACCATCCCCTCACCCTGCTGGCTGATCGTGCCATCTGGGATCCCGTGCACGGCGCCCTGCTGGTGGCCGACCTGCACCTGGGCAAGGCCGAAACGTTCCAGAGCCATGGGATTCCCCTGCCCAGCGACGGCGATGCCGCCACCCTCAATGCCCTTCTGGACCTGGCCCATCGCCTGCAGCCCCGACAGGTGGTGGTGCTGGGCGACCTGATCCACAGCCGCCTGGGTCTCACCCAGGAGCTGCGGAGCAAGCTGGCGGCCCTGCCGGGGCTGCTGGGCTGTCCCCTGCGCCTGATCGGTGGCAACCACGAGCGGGGCAGCTGGATCGCGGCCCTGCCCCAGGAACCGTCCCACGCCCTCGGGCCCTGGTGGCTGAGCCATGAACCGGAGCCCCGGCAGGGCCTGCTCAACCTCTGCGGCCATCTCCATCCGGTGGCCCTGGTGGGGCGGGGACATGACCGGCTGCGGCTGCCCTGCTTCAGCTACAGCCCGCAGCAGCAACGGCTGGCCCTGCCGGCGTTCGGAGCCCTCACCGGCGGCCATCCGCTTGGGAGTGGAGAACGGCAGTGGCTGGTGGTGGAAGGAACCGTGCAGGCCTGGGGGGACTGA
- a CDS encoding 4Fe-4S binding protein, with the protein MAGPNAVSSEPNDRLLRLAPHLVGRSRRGVVGSSRYARRLRDRIRTAAADPEQSPLLISGEPGLEKDNIAALIHFGSRQRRELMLRLDGATLKADGSTLFGSSGSDGVDSLLDCLGSGSLLIDKVDQAPEVLLPALLELAATGQWRAPGPDSSERRFPGRVFFTAERALPRFDRVCTLIRVPPLRVRRQDLGEWLRYVVRLRARKLGWSPAPTVSEAAVKRLQNYDFPNNLRELDELVNRALQQCRREGTEQAMQGHGASQVLPDDVFWTPSRPARLRFDLWRWKPGLRYRMRAPELWNTLLFGLVSWLFVLVNLWLWQGPQDRAHNGGLNLFWAWWWPLILLGYPLVGRLWCSFCPFMVWGEIVQRLARTLGWRPRPWPRGDTDRWGAPALAAGFAAILLWEELADLENTAWLSSCLLLLITAGAVVGSLAFEKRFWCRYLCPVGGMNGLFAKLSILELRAQGGTCSGSCSSYACFKGGPAEGEGLATAGCPLGTHPAHLEDNRNCVLCLTCAQACPHRSVQLRLRPPAADLQRDMAPPWGETGLILVLAGGVCLHNWQRLLGWWSLAPASLQAGPLLPRLAFGGLALAVPSLLFLGLRPWLPRHQARLLLYALLPLLWGVLLARHLPVGMEEAGLLLPVSLGGVDGTFALPLPSWSADGHVVAFCQSAAVGLGALGSLVLLLRVLLDRGPRLLLGTGLVLALAGLGRWLVAA; encoded by the coding sequence ATGGCTGGCCCCAACGCAGTGTCGTCTGAACCCAACGACCGTCTCCTGCGTCTGGCGCCCCACCTGGTGGGGCGCTCCCGCAGAGGTGTCGTCGGCAGCAGCCGCTATGCCCGCCGCCTACGGGACAGGATCCGCACGGCGGCGGCTGATCCGGAGCAGAGCCCCCTGTTGATCAGCGGCGAGCCCGGCCTCGAGAAGGACAACATCGCCGCCCTGATCCATTTCGGCTCCCGCCAGCGGCGTGAGCTGATGCTGAGGCTGGACGGTGCCACCCTCAAGGCCGACGGCTCGACCCTGTTCGGCAGCAGCGGATCCGATGGTGTCGACTCGCTGCTGGATTGCCTCGGTTCGGGGTCTCTGTTGATCGACAAGGTGGATCAGGCGCCCGAGGTGTTGCTGCCGGCGCTGCTGGAGCTGGCCGCCACCGGCCAATGGCGCGCCCCTGGACCCGACAGCAGCGAGCGCCGCTTCCCGGGCCGGGTGTTCTTCACGGCCGAGCGGGCCCTGCCCCGGTTCGACCGTGTCTGCACCCTGATCCGGGTGCCGCCGCTGCGGGTGCGGCGCCAGGACCTGGGGGAATGGCTGCGGTACGTGGTGCGCCTGCGGGCCCGCAAACTGGGCTGGTCGCCGGCTCCGACGGTGAGCGAGGCGGCCGTGAAGCGCCTGCAGAACTACGACTTCCCCAACAACCTGCGGGAACTCGATGAACTGGTGAACCGTGCCCTGCAGCAGTGCCGCCGCGAGGGCACCGAGCAGGCCATGCAGGGGCATGGCGCTTCCCAGGTGCTGCCCGACGACGTGTTCTGGACCCCATCGCGACCGGCCCGGTTGCGGTTCGATCTCTGGCGCTGGAAACCGGGGCTCCGGTACCGGATGCGCGCGCCGGAGCTGTGGAACACCCTGCTGTTCGGCCTGGTGAGCTGGCTGTTCGTGCTGGTGAACCTGTGGCTCTGGCAGGGCCCCCAGGACCGGGCCCACAACGGGGGCCTCAACCTGTTCTGGGCCTGGTGGTGGCCCCTGATCCTGCTGGGCTATCCCCTGGTGGGCCGCCTGTGGTGTTCGTTCTGTCCCTTCATGGTGTGGGGGGAGATCGTCCAGCGCCTGGCCCGCACCCTGGGCTGGCGGCCGCGGCCCTGGCCCCGCGGCGACACCGACCGCTGGGGGGCGCCCGCCCTGGCCGCTGGATTCGCGGCGATCCTGCTCTGGGAGGAACTGGCCGATCTGGAGAACACGGCCTGGCTCAGCAGCTGTCTGCTGTTGCTGATTACCGCGGGCGCCGTGGTTGGGTCACTGGCCTTCGAGAAGCGGTTCTGGTGCCGCTACCTCTGTCCGGTGGGCGGCATGAACGGCCTGTTCGCCAAGCTCTCGATCCTCGAACTGCGGGCCCAGGGGGGCACCTGCAGCGGCAGCTGCAGCAGCTACGCCTGCTTCAAGGGAGGCCCTGCCGAGGGGGAAGGCCTGGCCACGGCGGGCTGCCCGCTCGGCACCCACCCCGCCCATCTGGAGGACAACCGCAACTGCGTGCTCTGCCTCACCTGCGCCCAGGCCTGTCCCCACCGCTCGGTGCAGCTGCGGCTGCGGCCCCCCGCCGCCGATCTCCAGCGCGACATGGCCCCGCCCTGGGGCGAGACCGGCCTGATCCTCGTGCTGGCCGGCGGCGTGTGCCTGCACAACTGGCAGCGGCTGCTGGGCTGGTGGAGCCTGGCGCCGGCGTCGCTGCAGGCCGGCCCCCTGCTGCCCCGGCTGGCCTTCGGCGGCCTGGCCCTGGCCGTGCCATCCCTGCTCTTCCTCGGCCTGCGGCCCTGGCTGCCGCGGCACCAGGCGCGGCTGCTGCTCTACGCCCTGCTGCCCCTGCTCTGGGGGGTGCTGCTGGCCCGTCATCTCCCCGTGGGCATGGAGGAAGCGGGCCTGCTGCTGCCCGTGAGCCTGGGCGGCGTGGACGGGACCTTCGCCCTGCCGCTGCCCAGCTGGAGCGCCGACGGCCATGTGGTGGCGTTCTGCCAGAGCGCGGCGGTGGGCCTGGGCGCTCTGGGATCGCTGGTGCTGCTGCTGCGCGTTCTGCTCGATCGCGGGCCGCGCCTGCTGCTCGGAACCGGCCTGGTGCTGGCGCTGGCCGGCCTGGGCCGTTGGCTGGTGGCGGCGTAG
- a CDS encoding gamma-glutamylcyclotransferase: protein MNGQPVFVYGTLKRGMANHSWLREERYLADTALPGACLYDLGPFPMAVLAPLPTDPSLVHGELFTVRAATLEALDRLEGAPRLFERHWLPLRCGGRAWVYLGRPHQVRHSPRIASGRWQRPGRAEPKRANA from the coding sequence GTGAACGGGCAGCCGGTGTTCGTCTACGGCACCCTCAAGCGGGGCATGGCCAACCACAGCTGGCTGCGGGAGGAGCGCTACCTGGCCGATACGGCGCTGCCCGGGGCCTGCCTCTACGACCTGGGCCCCTTCCCCATGGCGGTGCTGGCGCCCCTCCCCACAGACCCATCGCTCGTCCACGGCGAGCTGTTCACGGTGCGGGCCGCCACGCTGGAAGCTCTGGACCGCCTGGAGGGCGCCCCCCGGCTGTTCGAACGTCACTGGCTGCCCCTCCGCTGCGGCGGTCGGGCCTGGGTGTACCTCGGCAGGCCCCATCAGGTGCGCCACTCGCCCCGCATTGCCAGCGGCCGCTGGCAGCGACCGGGCAGGGCCGAGCCAAAGCGGGCCAACGCCTGA
- a CDS encoding diguanylate cyclase encodes MPDPAPRAWLDAVRSWHIERLAAAVLLSGLVATAAISELTRRFGVAQYARQESSLLTQVSDAIHARLEVNAAALASVVALFQASSTVTRAEFGRFYATLAIPSSGRDANGGLQGLGFARLLTPAQVAPFEARMRTEGFADFRVKPPGPRPTYSAIEFLEPENVVNRQALGFDMATRPMLQRAMQTADRTGSATLSGKVKLGLEQRPLADDPPGVVLFMPIQKNGDALQGWAYAPMALKDLFDGVLATVNQAALAGATVRVIDRTSGEPASLLYTTAKQGRDIWERPTDAEETLELAGRRWGVQVSLGSGQGNRYGLSPTFWAVLICGASASLVAAMAAHLLAINQRTTREALAVSEEAAKERALASTVFDASDQGIVVTDPEGRILMANNAFTQLTGYRLSEIQAQRADLLKSGRHGPEFYHELWQAVLQRGHWQGDLWNRVRSGEIRRHHLAISTVRDEALRPRYLVGFLQDITERHAAEEMVRHQALHDPLTGLANRAQLMQQLERDLALAKRYGRAIGLLYLDLDGFKEVNDRYGHAVGDRVLQLVGQRLQEVLRQSDLLCRQGGDEFVVLVPDAGSLNELVTLATKLAEVCGSSLGDLGSGIALSASVGIARFPDHGHTIDALLVAADNAMYVAKRTPGEQVHLAEPSPRSSS; translated from the coding sequence ATGCCGGATCCGGCCCCCAGAGCCTGGCTGGATGCTGTCAGGTCCTGGCACATCGAGCGCCTGGCCGCGGCCGTGCTGCTGAGTGGGCTCGTGGCCACGGCCGCCATCAGCGAGCTCACCCGCCGCTTCGGCGTGGCGCAGTACGCCAGGCAGGAAAGCAGCTTGCTCACCCAGGTGAGTGATGCGATCCACGCCAGGCTGGAGGTGAACGCCGCCGCCCTCGCCTCCGTGGTGGCCCTGTTCCAGGCCTCCAGCACGGTCACCCGGGCGGAATTTGGTCGCTTCTATGCCACGCTCGCCATCCCCTCGAGCGGCCGGGATGCGAACGGTGGCCTGCAGGGGCTCGGTTTCGCCCGCCTCCTCACCCCCGCCCAGGTGGCCCCGTTTGAGGCCCGGATGCGCACCGAGGGTTTTGCGGACTTCCGGGTGAAGCCCCCCGGGCCGAGGCCCACCTACAGCGCGATCGAATTTCTGGAGCCCGAGAACGTGGTCAATCGGCAGGCCCTGGGCTTCGACATGGCCACCAGGCCGATGCTGCAACGGGCCATGCAGACGGCGGACCGGACCGGATCCGCCACCCTCTCGGGGAAGGTGAAGCTGGGGCTGGAGCAGCGCCCTCTGGCCGACGACCCCCCCGGCGTGGTGCTGTTCATGCCGATCCAGAAGAACGGCGACGCCTTGCAGGGGTGGGCCTACGCCCCGATGGCGCTCAAGGACCTGTTCGATGGGGTGCTGGCCACGGTGAACCAGGCCGCGCTGGCCGGGGCCACGGTCCGCGTCATCGACCGCACCAGTGGCGAGCCGGCCTCGCTGCTCTACACCACAGCGAAACAGGGGCGTGACATCTGGGAGCGACCCACCGACGCCGAGGAGACCCTGGAGCTGGCCGGCAGGCGCTGGGGGGTGCAGGTGAGCCTCGGGTCAGGGCAGGGAAACCGCTATGGCCTCAGCCCCACCTTCTGGGCCGTGCTGATCTGTGGCGCAAGCGCCAGCCTGGTGGCCGCCATGGCCGCCCACCTGCTGGCCATCAACCAGCGCACCACCCGCGAAGCCCTGGCCGTGAGCGAGGAGGCGGCCAAGGAGCGGGCCCTGGCCAGCACGGTGTTCGACGCCAGTGACCAGGGCATCGTGGTGACCGACCCGGAGGGCCGGATCCTGATGGCCAACAACGCCTTCACCCAGCTCACGGGCTATCGCCTCTCGGAGATCCAGGCGCAGAGGGCCGACCTGCTCAAATCAGGCCGCCACGGGCCGGAGTTCTACCACGAGCTCTGGCAGGCGGTGCTGCAGCGCGGGCACTGGCAGGGTGACCTCTGGAACCGGGTGCGCAGCGGCGAGATCCGCCGCCATCACCTGGCGATCTCCACCGTGCGCGACGAGGCCCTCAGGCCCCGCTACCTGGTGGGTTTCCTGCAGGACATCACCGAACGCCACGCCGCCGAGGAGATGGTGCGGCACCAGGCGCTGCATGACCCCCTAACCGGCCTGGCCAACCGGGCCCAGTTGATGCAGCAGCTGGAGCGGGATCTGGCGCTGGCCAAACGCTACGGACGCGCCATCGGCCTGCTCTACCTCGATCTCGATGGGTTCAAGGAGGTGAACGACCGCTACGGCCATGCCGTGGGCGACCGGGTGCTGCAGCTGGTGGGGCAGCGGCTGCAGGAGGTGTTGCGCCAGAGCGACCTGCTCTGCCGCCAGGGGGGCGATGAGTTCGTGGTGCTGGTGCCCGATGCCGGCAGCCTGAATGAACTGGTCACCCTCGCCACCAAGCTGGCGGAGGTGTGCGGCAGCTCCCTCGGGGATCTGGGCTCGGGGATCGCGCTCTCGGCGAGTGTGGGCATCGCCCGTTTCCCCGATCACGGTCACACCATCGATGCCCTGCTGGTGGCCGCCGACAACGCCATGTACGTGGCCAAACGCACCCCCGGTGAGCAGGTGCACCTGGCGGAGCCCAGCCCACGCAGCTCCAGCTGA